From the genome of Chionomys nivalis chromosome 9, mChiNiv1.1, whole genome shotgun sequence:
CTTCCCATTGGGTGTGAACACAGCGTGAGCCAGGAGATAGAAAGACCAGTCCTTGTTGAAGGACAGATCTGACAGCTCGACCTTGTCCATCTTCTCCCCGTTCTTCAGCAGCTCAATTTCAATCTGGGGCGGATGAAACTGTGACACGTAGCAGTTCAGGTAGTTTTCTTTCCCGTTCTCTACCTGGTACCGTGTGTACACTTGAACTTGTGGGGGACCTAAGGATCGCAGGGAAGGACAGATGACAACTGCTGGGCCTTTCCCCTCGGAACCAACTGCATCTCAGTCTATGCTGTGCCCCATGCTACATTTGGTCATCTATACCTCCCGGTTCCGTTTCTGCTCTGGCAGGTGATCATTTTGAGAACTACATCATGACTTATCCTGTACAGGCCTTTGGTTTTTCCTACCTGGCTTGTAGACTGCTGGAgttttaagaagcttctattGGAGGCTCTCAAGAACTGCGCTCATTCCTTCCCTTAATAAATCCCATGGCGCACGTACTTTCCAAAATTCCATGCCTCATCCGGCACACCCTCTGCCGTATCCACACCACCGTACCTGCGTCCTCGTGTGCTGCATCAGCCCCTCtcactttcttgttttttatcACCTTCCTTTTTGCTTATTGCCCCTCCCTAGACTTCCTGACCTATATTGTCTGCTACAGAGCTGAAAGCTGAGCATTGCCCCTCAGGCAGCAGGGTTAGGATTATCTCCTCCCTCCTTAGGTTTCTGTGTGAATCAGTCCAGGGGCCAATCCGGCCAAGATACAATCTCTCTGTTCCAGCCtagagtttaaaacaaaacaaagctctgATTTCATGAACTAAAAAACAAACGATATTTAAATATCtacaggaatatatatacatatatatatacacaca
Proteins encoded in this window:
- the B2m gene encoding beta-2-microglobulin; the encoded protein is MARSVVVVFLILGSLACLDAIQRPPQVQVYTRYQVENGKENYLNCYVSQFHPPQIEIELLKNGEKMDKVELSDLSFNKDWSFYLLAHAVFTPNGKDKYACRVTHTTLKEPKVVNWDPDM